The sequence below is a genomic window from Thalassoroseus pseudoceratinae.
GCATGTAAGTCGCAGTGTCTCCGTTGGTGGCTAGCATTTGATCCCAGTCGAAGACATAGTCGCTCTCGCGATTGATATGCAAGTCGGCATACTTCACACCGCCAATCCCAACCTTCTCGGCAACATCTTTGCGAGTTGCATCGTCAAGTTCTGGACCATTCGGTTTTGATTTGTCATTCTCGGTCACAATCTGATAGGCGCGATTGACCGCCTCGTCGAGCAAACTTTCCAGCCCGACGGTGTCCCCTGCTCTCGTCTTGAACGGTCGTCGATCCTTGCCTAGCACTGTGCCAAAGTTGACGTGCTGAAAATTCTTGTCGTGGCCCCATTTTCGAGCTGTTTCAAACAGCATCTTGAAATGGTCGCCTTGACGCGAATCGACAACATATAGCATCGCATCCGCGTTGAACTCGTTCACACGGTATTGAATGGTCGCGAGATCTGTCGTGGCATAGTTGTAGGCACCGTCGGACTTGCGAACAATGAACGGTGCTTCGAACTGATCGAGAAACACACACGTGGCACCTTTGCTTTCCGATGCAAGCCCCTTCGCTTCCAACGCTTCCACGACTTCGCCAAGCATCGGATCGTAGAAACTCTCACCGAGTGTGTGATCGAATGAAACTCCGAGTCGATCATAGACTTTTTGTAAAGCGGTAAGACACGCCGGAAGAAACTCATCCCAGAGTCTTCGATTCTCTTCATCACCACTGTGCAGTTTAGCAGTTTCGAGTCTTGCAAGCCGTGCGATATCCGGATGGTTGTCCGCAAGTTCTTTCAGTTCCGGATCGGCTTCAAACTTTTCGATCGACTGCTGGAGTGACTGCACAGCCTTCTCTTGCGAAGTGACACCTGCTCGTAGTTTCTTGAGTTTTTTCTTTGCTGACTTTTCTGCGGGGTCAGAGTTCGCTTCTGCGTCGGCGAGTTGTTGCTCGAATTCTTGCAATCGCTGCTTCGCACTAGGCAACTTTTCGTTGACGTTCTCGTGATAGTCGCTCAGTATATTGACGAGTCGATAAAGTCGCGCAAGTTCCGTTACCGCATCCGCTTTGTAGGCTTCCGGATTGAGGAAATTCTTATAGCCATAGATGATCATCCCGAACTGAGTGCCCCAGTCGCCGATGTGATTGTCGCTGATCACCTTGTGGCCTTGGAACGTCAGAATTTTGTACAAAGCCGCTCCGATCACACTGCTACGCAGGTGTCCGACGTGCATCGGCTTGGCGACATTGGGAGCCGAGTAATCAATGACAATCGTTTGCGGATTCGCAACGGGCTTCACACCCAAGCGATCATCATGAGTGACCGCGTTGACCTGTTCGGTCAGCCAGTCTGTGCGGAGTTTCAAATTGATGAAACCGGGGCCGGCAATCTCGGGAGTTTCGCACAAGTCCGAGACGTCCAGGTTCTCGACAATCTTCGCGGCGACATCGCGAGGTTTGTCCGAGAGTTTCTTGGCCAATGGCATGGCACAGTTCGCTTGATAGTCGCCGAATTGGGTATTCTGAGCCGGTCGCACGAGAGCGGCGTACTCAGCCGGATCGTCCGTTAGCGTGGCAAGTGCGGATTCAAAACGACGACGCAGTTCAGCAGAAATATTCATAGTCGGACCAAGCGACAATCCGTCGCGGTGTTCGGTGAAAGGAGAGAACAAATAAAAACGCCCTCCAACGTCTAGCGAGTGGAGAGCGTTCGTTCAAGGTCGGCTAGATCAGTTGACGTTTCGAGGTCGCAGGTTCTGTCGCCTGATCGCCCGTCAGCAATTGACGTGACGGACTGACCACAGGCAGAGAACCCTGTTCGTTAAAACCTATTCAACAGCACAGTTCTCGGAACTGGATTCTTCCAAAACGCTTTGCCAATCGATGCGCTTCGCGTCGGCCCACAACGACTCGAGGTCGTACATCTCTCGCGATTCTTCGGTGAAGACGTGCAAGATGATGTCGCCATAATCTTGCACGATCCAGGTGCTTTCGTCGTAACCTTCGCTGCCCCGCTTGGCAGTCCCAGACGTCCGCTGCAATTTGCTGACCTCGTCAGACAAGGCATGCATCTGCCGACGGTTCGTGCCAGTCGTGATGACGAAGTAATCGAAAATCGGTGTGATGCCGATCATTTCCAGCACCAGCGTGTCGCGACCACGCAAGTCTTCACAAATGCGTGCACACCGACAGGCTTGAATCAGAGACTGCTGTTGTTCGGCCGTGCGTTGTGTTTGAACTTGTTCGATCACGATTAATCTGGACTCCCAGTTTGCGGTAACGGTTTAGAAAATTCGCAGTGCACATTGCACGATGAAACCGGCGAAGACGACGGACACCATGCTCATCAATTTGATCAAAATGTTTAGGCTCGGGCCACTGGTGTCTTTGAAGGGGTCGCCCACGGTGTCGCCGACGACGGTTGCCTTGTGAGCTTCCGTCCCTTTCCCACCATGTGCACCAGCTTCAATGTACTTCTTGGCATTATCCCATGCCCCCCCGGCATTTGCCATCATAATTGCTACCGCGAAGCCGGAGGTCAATCCCCCCGCGAGCAAACCCATCACTCCGGGCACACCCAAAATCAGCCCAACAATGATCGGCACGCCGAATCCGATTGCCGACGGAACGATCATTTCACGCTGAGCGGCACGCGTACTAATAGCGACACACCGACTGTACTCCGGTTCGCTGGTTCCCTCCATGATCCCAGGAATCTCACGGAACTGGCGACGTACTTCCTCGACCATATCACTCGCAGACCGCCCCACCGCCTTCATCGTGAGTGAACAGAACACGAAGGCCAGCATCACACCGAGGAACATTCCCACCAACACCGCCGGATTCATCAGGGTTACGTTGTAGTACCGTACAAAGTCCGGCATTGTCGCGGTCGAGTTCTCGACGATGGCTTCGTTGGTCACCATCTCTTGGAGATTGGCACTGACAGTTTGACCAATCTCTGCGTTCTCAATCGCTTGAACGGATTCGCTGGGATTCCGACCGACCGGATAGAGCAAATAGGCATGGTTTTTCTCGCCATCGTTGAAGACAAGTACGTCACGATCGATTTTGAGTAGCGTGGCATTTGTTTCGCTTTCGCTGGCGACCACTTCGGACTTCACCGCCCACCGCTCGAAACCGATCCGAACTTCCTCCACATACGCTGCCAGCAAAGCCAACGCCGTCAGAGCCGCGGAACCAATCGCAAAGCCTTTCCCGGTGGCGGCGGTGGTGTTGCCGAGACTGTCGAGGGCGTCGGTGCGTTGTCGGACGGTTGGATCTTGATGACTCATCTCGGCATTGCCACCGGCGTTGTCGGCGATTGGCCCGTAGGCATCTGTCGCGAGTGTGATTCCGAGTGTGCTCAGCATTCCGACGGCTGCAATTGCCACGCCGTAAAGCCCTAAGGCAAACACGCGAGGGTCGGCATAATTGAAGTTAGTGGCGAATCCGAAGGCGAGCAGAATTGCCACGCCGACGGTCACAATCGGCACCCACACCGAATAAAACCCTTCAGCAACACCACCAATGATCACCGTTGCCGGACCAGTCACGGACTGATCGGCGATTCGTTTGGTCGGTGCGTATTCCTCGCTGGTGGAATACTCCGTCCACTTGCCGATCACCCACCCCGCGAGCAAACCGGTGACAATCGACCCGTAGACCCAGAACAGCCCCCACCCTTTCGGTAAGTTTTCACTGGCATCGGCGGCGTAAGTTAGGTTGTTGGAGGGCAGAACGAGTGTGATGATCACCAAAATCGCTGCCACAACCGCTACACCGATACTACTTCCATTGATTCCCTTCGCCAGAGCGCTGAGCAAATTGCGTTGGGTCGCCCCCTCTTCCGTGCGAACCAGGTAAATCCCGCCGATCGAAAGACCAATTCCGCACGCCGCCAACAACATTGGCAGCAAGAGCATCATGAACTGCATTTGCGATGAAACACCGTGGAACGCAGCCACACCGAGAGCGGCACTGGCGAGAATCGAACCGCAGTAGGATTCATATAGGTCGGCTCCCATCCCGGCAACATCTCCGACGTTGTCGCCCACATTATCTGCGATGGTGGCGGGGTTTCGTGGGTCGTCTTCGGGAATATTTGACTCGACTTTCCCAACGATATCCGCCCCCACATCAGCCGCTTTGGTGAAAATTCCACCGCCGACACGTGCGAACAACGCCTGAGCACTCGCCCCCATACCGAAGCACAGCATGGTCACGGTGATTTCCGCCAGCTCCATTTTCCAAATCCAATTCAGAAAACCGAACCATAGGCAAATGTCCAAGAGCCCTAATCCAACGACGATCAATCCCATCACCGCGCCGCTACGAAACGCGACTTGCAAACCTTCGTTGAGGGAATTCTTTGCCCCTTGCGTGGTGCGGGAACTGGCCATTGTGGCGGTCTTCATGCCGTACCAACCGGCTAAACCGGAAAACG
It includes:
- a CDS encoding sodium-translocating pyrophosphatase, which codes for MQTHRRSSFSSKLSVRLSLLAGLAFTLALFGHVDICQAAEEAASDNLAHDTGGWPVAIGWAFSLLASLTSLFVAYKFYTWMAAQDEGDENMIRIAEHVRQGARAYLFQQYKVVTVFFVLVCALLAILAFGFGQQSTWVPFAFFTGGAFSGLAGWYGMKTATMASSRTTQGAKNSLNEGLQVAFRSGAVMGLIVVGLGLLDICLWFGFLNWIWKMELAEITVTMLCFGMGASAQALFARVGGGIFTKAADVGADIVGKVESNIPEDDPRNPATIADNVGDNVGDVAGMGADLYESYCGSILASAALGVAAFHGVSSQMQFMMLLLPMLLAACGIGLSIGGIYLVRTEEGATQRNLLSALAKGINGSSIGVAVVAAILVIITLVLPSNNLTYAADASENLPKGWGLFWVYGSIVTGLLAGWVIGKWTEYSTSEEYAPTKRIADQSVTGPATVIIGGVAEGFYSVWVPIVTVGVAILLAFGFATNFNYADPRVFALGLYGVAIAAVGMLSTLGITLATDAYGPIADNAGGNAEMSHQDPTVRQRTDALDSLGNTTAATGKGFAIGSAALTALALLAAYVEEVRIGFERWAVKSEVVASESETNATLLKIDRDVLVFNDGEKNHAYLLYPVGRNPSESVQAIENAEIGQTVSANLQEMVTNEAIVENSTATMPDFVRYYNVTLMNPAVLVGMFLGVMLAFVFCSLTMKAVGRSASDMVEEVRRQFREIPGIMEGTSEPEYSRCVAISTRAAQREMIVPSAIGFGVPIIVGLILGVPGVMGLLAGGLTSGFAVAIMMANAGGAWDNAKKYIEAGAHGGKGTEAHKATVVGDTVGDPFKDTSGPSLNILIKLMSMVSVVFAGFIVQCALRIF
- the rsfS gene encoding ribosome silencing factor codes for the protein MIEQVQTQRTAEQQQSLIQACRCARICEDLRGRDTLVLEMIGITPIFDYFVITTGTNRRQMHALSDEVSKLQRTSGTAKRGSEGYDESTWIVQDYGDIILHVFTEESREMYDLESLWADAKRIDWQSVLEESSSENCAVE
- the argS gene encoding arginine--tRNA ligase, producing MNISAELRRRFESALATLTDDPAEYAALVRPAQNTQFGDYQANCAMPLAKKLSDKPRDVAAKIVENLDVSDLCETPEIAGPGFINLKLRTDWLTEQVNAVTHDDRLGVKPVANPQTIVIDYSAPNVAKPMHVGHLRSSVIGAALYKILTFQGHKVISDNHIGDWGTQFGMIIYGYKNFLNPEAYKADAVTELARLYRLVNILSDYHENVNEKLPSAKQRLQEFEQQLADAEANSDPAEKSAKKKLKKLRAGVTSQEKAVQSLQQSIEKFEADPELKELADNHPDIARLARLETAKLHSGDEENRRLWDEFLPACLTALQKVYDRLGVSFDHTLGESFYDPMLGEVVEALEAKGLASESKGATCVFLDQFEAPFIVRKSDGAYNYATTDLATIQYRVNEFNADAMLYVVDSRQGDHFKMLFETARKWGHDKNFQHVNFGTVLGKDRRPFKTRAGDTVGLESLLDEAVNRAYQIVTENDKSKPNGPELDDATRKDVAEKVGIGGVKYADLHINRESDYVFDWDQMLATNGDTATYMQYSYARVNGIFSRGGFDRETIRNSNATIQLQEPAERELALALLKFGEAIDDAASELRPHLLTSYLFETANKYSTFYEQCSVLKSEGDVQQSRLLLCDLTCRVLQQGLALLGIETCERM